A window from Nevskia ramosa DSM 11499 encodes these proteins:
- a CDS encoding CPXCG motif-containing cysteine-rich protein, producing the protein MREEAEVICPACHESIPLTVDPDKGSKTWVEECCVCDSPMTVRLLVDEDEEYTISVKEVVEAVDDAEDDGILEETKVTCPACWEIIPLTIDLSAGSQTYSEDCSVCCRPMTVRVWVSDDLDEHTVDVEAESD; encoded by the coding sequence ATGCGCGAAGAAGCCGAAGTCATCTGTCCGGCCTGCCACGAATCGATCCCGCTGACGGTCGATCCGGACAAGGGCTCGAAAACCTGGGTCGAGGAATGCTGTGTCTGCGACTCGCCGATGACCGTGCGGCTGCTGGTCGACGAGGACGAGGAGTACACGATCAGCGTCAAGGAAGTCGTCGAAGCGGTCGATGACGCCGAAGACGACGGCATCCTCGAAGAAACCAAGGTCACCTGTCCGGCCTGCTGGGAAATCATTCCGCTGACCATCGATCTCAGCGCCGGCTCGCAGACCTACAGCGAGGACTGCAGCGTCTGCTGCCGGCCAATGACGGTGCGGGTCTGGGTGTCGGACGATCTGGACGAGCACACGGTCGACGTCGAAGCCGAGAGCGACTGA
- a CDS encoding type B 50S ribosomal protein L31: MKPDIHPEYSEVAFKDNSADKTFIIRTTLKPRETIVIDGKTYPLLNLDVSSASHPFYTGKQKVADIGGRIDKFRKRYAS, from the coding sequence ATGAAGCCCGACATCCATCCCGAATATTCCGAAGTTGCCTTCAAGGACAACTCCGCCGACAAGACCTTCATCATCCGTACCACGCTGAAGCCGCGTGAAACGATCGTGATCGACGGCAAGACCTATCCGCTGCTGAACCTGGACGTGTCCAGCGCTTCGCACCCGTTCTACACGGGCAAGCAGAAGGTTGCCGACATCGGCGGCCGTATCGACAAGTTCCGCAAGCGCTACGCTTCCTGA
- a CDS encoding citrate synthase yields MTTSYSLLNNETGEKVDLPLVKGTLGPAGADVGKVYDKMDLFTYDPGFTSTCSCKSAITYIDGDQGVLLYRGYPVDQLANHSSFIEVAYLILHGELPNKTELDEFDASIRRHTMINESLLSFYKGFNYDAHPMAMLTGIVGSLSAFYHDTTNNKDPKHREIFAHRMIAKIPTIAAAAYKKYFGQPFMYPKNSLDYCSNLLHMMFAVPAEDYEINPVAAKALDVLFILHADHEQNASTSTVRMAGSTGTNPYAAISSGIAALWGPAHGGANEAVLKMLEEIGDVKNVQPFMDKVKDKNSGVRLMGFGHRVYKNFDPRATIIREQCHKVLKELKINDPQLELAMKLEEIALNDDYFKSRKLYPNVDFYSGIIYKALGIPVNMFTPMFAIARTVGWVAHWNEMNADPAGLKIARPRQVYTGAPVREYQAISTR; encoded by the coding sequence ATGACGACGAGCTACAGCCTGCTGAACAACGAAACCGGCGAGAAGGTCGATCTGCCGCTGGTGAAAGGCACGCTGGGGCCGGCTGGCGCCGATGTCGGCAAGGTCTACGACAAGATGGATCTGTTCACCTACGATCCCGGCTTCACGTCGACCTGCTCGTGCAAGAGCGCGATCACATACATCGATGGCGACCAGGGCGTGCTGCTGTATCGCGGCTATCCGGTCGACCAGCTGGCGAATCACTCCTCGTTCATCGAAGTCGCCTACCTGATCCTGCACGGCGAGCTGCCGAACAAGACCGAGCTCGACGAGTTCGACGCATCGATCCGTCGCCACACGATGATCAACGAGTCGCTGCTGAGCTTCTACAAGGGCTTCAACTACGACGCGCACCCGATGGCAATGCTCACCGGCATCGTCGGTTCGCTGTCGGCGTTCTATCACGACACCACCAACAACAAGGATCCGAAGCACCGCGAGATCTTTGCCCACCGGATGATCGCGAAGATCCCGACGATCGCGGCCGCCGCGTACAAGAAGTACTTCGGCCAGCCGTTCATGTACCCGAAGAACTCGCTCGATTACTGCTCGAACCTGCTGCACATGATGTTCGCGGTGCCGGCCGAGGATTACGAGATCAATCCGGTCGCCGCCAAGGCGCTGGACGTGCTGTTCATCCTGCACGCCGATCACGAGCAGAACGCCTCGACCAGCACCGTGCGCATGGCCGGTTCGACCGGCACCAATCCGTACGCCGCGATCTCGTCCGGCATCGCGGCGCTCTGGGGCCCGGCGCACGGCGGCGCCAACGAAGCCGTGCTGAAGATGCTCGAGGAGATCGGCGACGTGAAGAACGTCCAGCCGTTCATGGACAAGGTCAAGGACAAGAATTCCGGCGTCCGCCTGATGGGCTTCGGCCATCGCGTGTACAAGAACTTCGATCCGCGCGCGACGATCATCCGCGAGCAGTGCCACAAGGTGCTCAAGGAACTGAAGATCAACGATCCGCAGCTCGAACTGGCGATGAAGCTGGAAGAGATCGCGCTGAACGACGACTACTTCAAGTCGCGCAAGCTGTACCCGAACGTCGATTTCTACTCGGGCATCATCTACAAGGCGCTCGGCATCCCGGTGAACATGTTCACGCCGATGTTCGCGATTGCCCGCACCGTCGGTTGGGTGGCGCATTGGAACGAGATGAATGCCGATCCGGCCGGGCTGAAGATCGCCCGTCCGCGTCAGGTCTACACCGGCGCGCCGGTGCGCGAGTATCAGGCGATCTCGACGCGCTGA